From the Porites lutea chromosome 5, jaPorLute2.1, whole genome shotgun sequence genome, the window AACCCACAGAATTGACGCCGATACTGCTTTGAATCATGATTTCTTTTGGAGTGATCCTTTGCCAACTGACCTCACTCGTACTCTGAGTTCTGTCAGTACTTCCATGTTCGAGTTTCTGGCACCACCTCATGGACGCAGAGGACAGGTACAGCCTACTGCAGCTGCTGCCCAGGCTCGTGCTGCTGCTGCGGCTGCAAATCAGTCCAGTGTTGTTCAAAGTGGGACATTTGACAgggtattttaattttatattatgGACATGATTGACTAAGTTGCATTTATGACTGTCAACATAATTATAGTGAAGTATACAAAAAATGTTATCGTATTTAAGGCATTAATCACAGCAAATAAATGAAAGACACAGGGagaaatacaaacaaaatagaaaacaacaaaaaaattgtaaaagaaaaagaaaaaagcaacaaaaaaaacaaaagaaaaagaatttaccaacaaaaaatttcaaaaatttttgtaagagaaagaaaaaaaaacataaatatgaAGGTCATGCTTTTAAACCTCAAAATCAAAGCTTTTTATTGCAGTGTGTTGTGTAACCATTGATGCAATTTTCAAGCTCCTTGCtagtttgttttgttaacaAGGCTTGGTACAATTTTGTAgttcataaaattaaaatagtaCAGTGCTAATGGAACAATAATATCCTTAAAAACATTAATTCTAGCAGTGAAACGTTATTGCTGTATAAGTATTGTGTATACGCAGACTGTGAAAGAAATCACATAGAGTTGGCTCATCAAAACATTGAGGGCTTACTACTTTTAAAAGTTCTGCCAAATAGAAATTAAGTTGTGACATACAAGTAGCACAATAGATGTTTTTGCCATTGTAAGTCCTATGAAAGGTGACTTAAAGTTGTTTGGTATTCACCTCATGTTAAGTTTGAGTGCaagattatttttgtatttttttttaatgcatttaaCAAAGCTGGAAATAATAGTTGGCTGATGAAATGCCATAGTTAAACAGATAATTTAAGGTTTTGAGCCATGCTGGGACATGGTGTATATGCCCTTAAGTGGCTGCTTGAAGTATGCATTTTACTTCAAAAACAATTTATACAAAGAAATGATATTGCCACTTACTTTTGCTGTGAATTGCTGGCATAACTTGGAATTGGCTCTGTGACTTACAGTTGATCGATAAATTATTTCCAGCTCTGCAAAGTACCAGTGTGTAAACAGACATTTATAACAAAGAATAGCCATCATGTGGCTATGttttcaaaacagtttttcCTGTTCACTTccctttttttatattctttacAGTTCAAATATGTCCTTTTGGATGCCTTGAGCTAAGTGCAGCTGTATTTAAATTGTATAGTAtaaatctttcaaaccataGCAGAGGTGTCctgtttttgtttgaatttaaaCAGTTCTTTTAAGAAATTTCCTAAGTGGCCAATGTtgtcataaagaaaaaaaataagggtAGAGTGATAGACTGTTTACTACACTGGTTATACCTAGCACTAACATAGAATGGCAATAAACTAAAACAGAAGAACTTTATAAAATGTGTCTTTTCTTATTTGTGTTGATTCATCCTCTTTCTataaatatgtaaaaattgGTGTTCAATACCACCGTGCTAGCAGTAGGACCCAATGTTATTGACTAGTGTCCAGTTCCCCAACTTTCTAATCAACTTTcaagaaataatttattaaatatgGCTGACTTAATTTCAGTGCCTCAGGAAAGCAGAGTTTTGTTTGGGTCTGATTTTAATCATTCAGATATACTAAACAGTTGGGAATCAGGCCTTGCATGTACTCAGGCATGCACAGATTACATCCTCAAAGATGCAAATTTAGGTAACAATAAAACCCCGAAACAGATTCAAGCATGTTGGCCTGTTTTAAGGTTTAACCAGCATGATGCACTTTTCAACATTAATGAACTTATGCAACAGGatgggagaggaaagaagatgGCAAACCTTGCGTGTCAAGCGAgagaataattttgtttgaaaaaaaattccatcaaacttcatcttcctttaaacagatttttttgTGAAAGACAGAAAacatgttaagtgaagatcagtGACAACAAAACATGCAAGCAATAGCCCTGTCAcctttgtcacacacaagcatTTTGCCATCCTCTTGTTTCTGCTGTCATGTTGTGTAAACTCGCTATTGTTGCACAAGAGCTGCAACGTTTGTTGATTAACAACAAAACCATGTGTCCCAAGTTACAGCCTCTCTGAGTGTGaagaatatttctttattgTGGTTTGGCACTGTTGGCCAAAACAATGTAGTAAGATTTTTGTGGCTACTGCCTCTCTTTACAGAAGACTAGACATCATTTCATGGTCTATTTATTGTAAGTAGGTAAGCATGTTAACCTCTATGGGAAACCCAATACTGTGCAAAAAACAAACTAGGCCTAGTTGTTGTTGCAGCCACTTAGTAgtcaaaaaatgcttttgatgatGACAAGGGCGGAAGTATTTTACAGAGAAGTTGGAACTGAGTTAGGAATATCGAAGTTGATCTAACAGAACATTTTGTATTACATCTTACTTCACAGGATTTGTTACGTATATCAGCCATACGGTCTTCAAATGTGATGGAGAGCAATAAGTTTAGCTTTTtacctggccccggttgttcaaatgttggatagagCTACCCACCGCCTAaatcgctatccagcggatattaaagtgttagggaaaccactGCGTTATCCACTTGGATAGATTTGTTTCcagtagatagcgctatccaacctTCAACCAATGGGCGCCTGGAATCTATCCCTGAATAATATACTAGCCCAAACTCGTTTCACGAGTATGATTATTATTGATTCTACTAATCAACAATAACTGGGACAAGGGATTAAATCGACTAGTGCAtccccagtaacaatcccagaaccATGTATGGAACACATTTCAGCTCCactttccttctcgtttctaaagtggcgaatagcATCCACCAAAAACCAGCAACAATATCGACCGCCCAcccaaatgcaaattttgtgTGTCCACCATAGGAAGATTCAAAGGCTGCTATTCAAAAGCTTGTCCCTTGCTGGAGTGGGTTTACCTCTCATAAAGAGGTAGTGCTTAAAATGCCGCCTTTCGACTCTTTTCAGGGTGGACacagcctgttcacagaccctctattttctctgtAGAGATTGTTGAGTGCGTGTATGAAAATAAGGGGTATGGAATGGTTCCTCGAAAAATGTGGGTCtcgaaaattttggctcaatcTCAAAATCTCGGAAGTGTTTTTGATGGGTCTTGTTTTCGGGTGATTTTGCGTCTCTGAGCCTCAATTTTGCAACTGGGGTCTCACAGTCTCGCAAAGTCTCAAatttaccattctataccctaaaatgaaaattgcgagggattgattgattgttagTGCAAGGCACTCACATGCTTGCCAAATTATAGGCTAGGGTGGACAAGAATTTTACTAATAGCCTGAAtattttcaggctttcttttcgcaactgcaaaaggtGCATCTGCAACTGTGATGATTTTCGTTTCATTTAATTCTTTGTCCAGCAGTTTCAAATTTGTAAGTTTCATTTATGTATCAGTCTTTCAAGAATATCTCACTAGACAAACTCAGTTGATGAAGTGGAAATTATTGTGTTTCACTCCCTTAATGCCACAGTTTCCCTGAACCTGACCTGGGAGTCTTTTTTCCCCAAAACCTTTCTAACTGTCTTAAAGGGATACAATGTAGTCCTGTGTACCATATTCACCCATATTTGTGTTTTCCAATCTGGAATTGATTTCACCACCATCAGATAAACATTATTCTCTTGACTGTCAGTAGACAACAGCTGTCTGTCCAGTGTGGGCCGGCACTCATTCATTGGTAGTGCTTCTTTATGTCTTGAGTAGTTAATAGTTACAACTCTGTGCAATGCTTTTGTTAGGGTACATCGCCATAAAAAGAGACCAAGCAGTCCATTACATCCTCATCATTACCCAGTTCAGAAGAGTCAAAAGATATTTGTTGAGATGTGCCATTGGTGGCAGCAAGTACCAGTTCTTTGTCTTGTCTgacacctttttttttctgtgttctacctgaagaaaagaaaaaagggaatttaatattaataaaatacattaattttattcataTTGTTAAGCtcaattttttaataaatatatatattattttattatgtctagttttatttatattaataaattatctatttttaattcttcttcttcttcttcgtcttattattattattattattatttgattaTGGTGAAACAGTCTCTCTTGGCAAGCAAACTGGTTCCTGTGAAATGTTAGGCATTGGTTTACTAAAAACAGGTTTCTGATTTTATTTCCTTGTTCTCTGACTTTTGTTACATTCAGGATCTTGAAAGCAattgtaatattattgtttgAGTCTTATTATTTCGTAGCctgtgagtaagctcatttgtGCAATTTGAGCAAAATCATTTTGGTGGCCATCTAGCAAGGAAAAAATATGAGCCTTTTCCTCGGCCCATTGGTGAGTCCACCAACCGTCAAAACTTTTCCCCGAGCTCGCACAagtgagcctgctcgcaggctaattatTTAGGCAGGGATAAAAAATCTGAGACtcgcaaaagttaacaaaacgttaattttgaaatttaaataaaaaaacatggtaAAAGGTTAAGACTCGGAGGTAGAAACAAACAGGCAAAAAATGAGATTTCAGACCCATCACAAATAATGTTTTGAGATGTAGAActtgcaaaaatattttccaaGACCATGATTTTGATAGTACAATAttattgccccccccccctttcatTTTACCTTGCTTTTCAGGAGTATTACTGCTATCACATTCATGCAATATGTTGCAAAGATTTCTGAAAAACCTGAAAAACAagttattaaatatttctgtaTAAGTGCAAGCCACCGACAATATGGCCTGTTGGTTGAACTTAAAAAGCAGGAGCACATAAGTTttccaggaaaatgtgttttgaaaATATACCATTGCATTCAAGGAAATTTTCTGATTAATCAACAGGAAAAAAGGGTGTGGGGTGCATGTCAGCTTCCATAAAAATGTAACTTGAAGGATGTCAGTTCACCTCTCTGATGGTTCCACACACACAGCAACACTGACATGCAACTATTATAGTTTGAAAGTGAAGAACGTCCACAAGTACAGTCTTTGGTTCACTAGGCAGTGTTagtttatttttggtttttccATGAAAAAATACACATACCTATCTTTTCTCGTCTGATTCTCTTCAAGCTTCTTGTTGGCAATATTCACCAGGAACTTAACATACTAAGATGGgaaaattttcataaaaaaattatatagttATCACTCTAAGAAACTTGACATTATTTTCAACATGGAAGCAGAGCGTGGAAGTAAAATTACTAtatcacaagaaaaaataaccaattcccatttttggatattttagggtatttaaagaatacccacaaaaatcccaaatttggaagagtgagacacgtcccaatcagggaacttggttgggaattccctggttgggacttgcctcactttgccaaatttgggatttttatgggtattctttaaataccctaaaatatccaaaaatgggaatccgttattttttcctgtgtatgTCCCCCTAGAAGGTTCCCATAGCTGCATTTTTTAGGTGGTGGTGTGCCCCTGCCTCTGAAAAGACTGTAATCGCTTATAAGGCCTATACCGTATACAGGGATGTGTCACTGAACAGGGTATGGGTTTTGtactctctgtcctaaacagggtatataataataattcatgCGAGTCTGTCCTAATTATAAACGGGGTATTGCCTGCACAATTAATTACATTTTGATTTGCTTGGTACTCTAAGTATACAGACGCAATAACTATAACATGAACTTGCTCCATtattgcaattgccaataaatgacCTTAAAACAAGACGGTGTGCATTTTGTCCTTTATCTTAAGCAAGGTAttaaaattgagggtgttgtcctcaacagggtatgtattttaaaaaaggaatgcaatattatttaaaatattctggtacaaggctTTTGTcccctgaaaattaaaattatttaatttcctgatggattccatcttaatcGTCCAGTCTTTTTAATTCTGGAAAGACAATATTATTTTGGGAAGGAATTTGGGCAGGGTAATGTTAATTTAGTTACCTTTTCAGAGACTAAAAGTTCTCCATCATGAACAAGTGGAACTTCCATGCTTTGAGTACTCCTTACAGCCtacaaaaaatatgttttaacttttttttttaacttgaggTAACCAACATACTTTTACCTTTTTGTAGTCTAACTTAAGTGCTTGAAAGTTTGAGATTTGCCTCTGCCTGGGACCCAAAGATAATGCATGCTCAAAACAATTACAACAGCCTTTTACATGATGAGAGGggggaaatgaaaaataaatttcatcTAATGGCTTCCCTCACGTGTAATGACTAGTTAAATTACAAGTTGTTTTATCTGAAAATCTGAGTCTGTTGTCAACTGATTGTAAAGAACAAAATTGCTTGCCAGCGATGGACCTCAAGAATTTTTGGCTTTAAATAGTTCTTAAACTCACCAATATGACATTAGCCTTCTTTCCAATAACAATTCCAGAATTTTTAAAACCAGATACAAGGGCAGCTTTGAGCtaaatgaaatataaataaataccggtaatttaatttaataatattaataataatataactaataatattgttataattgtaatattattattatatacaaaatttaatgaaattatagaaataaaaattataaaaaaactCATGTAAAATGAtccaatttgatttttttttacaggtaaCTCACTCAACAGCACTCTGCAAGTTCCTCTTCAATAGTAtattttgttttgatcttttccaCATCTGAGTAATTAAATCCTTTATTGCTGTTTCTTGTGAAATGTTATTATAATTTACTGGACAGGTATATATTGAAAAAAGCCAGTCACAACACTGACCTCAAGGGCCACCCTACCATGATTTATCCTTTCTGAGATTTCTATTTTTTAACATACTATTTATAAATGGAGGAAGCAACCGTACAACTACAACAAAACTACTGTTATTCTTGATTTAAGTCCGTTCTCCATCATTATGACACCTCAGATAAAATGCTTTACACAGGAAAAACCAAAGTAACCTTTGGCAAAGGCCCAcatttttgtggttttgtggcaaAATGGCCAGCAACAGCTGTTTTGAATTAATAATGTCATCATCTCggaattcattaaaaaaaattaaatcatcaCAAGCACCAAGTCTCTATTTGTGGCTCAGAATGCTCAAAGTTACATTCAAAGCATGTAGATTTCTTAGTAGTCTTCATGGTGCAGCACCTCTAGTTAGTTTGGACtaccttaaaaaaaagaatcctTGTAGCCACCTTAGTTTATCTTAAAATTGCTGTCTACTCACCATTTGCTGACCACTCTCAAGGTCTTTACACTGCACATGCAAAACAAATGGTTCAAACTTGAAAACTGCACTTCCTTGGCAGTGCTGTAAAGAATTCAGCTACAAACAGTATTGAGAAACAATGAATGGTGAGCCAATAAAAAATATGCCTAGGAATACTATCTGGGAACTACCAACAAGATACACAACTAGTGGTGCACAAGTCATGAATGTTacttacaggtcaaaattaaattcacattaaaattttttaaactggGTCTATATGTCTCCTACAAAGCAGTTCTAATATATTATTCATGCATTTGGGCTATGAGACAAAAGGCAACAACCTGGGTTAAactattttaacctgaatttaattttgacctgtaacacatCATACACTTTCAGATCCTGTTTTCAAGAGATCTGACAACTTTGCTTTGTTATCTTATTACTTACTAATTCATCCTCATGAGCATTACTGTGGGTAACATACAGCCACTCACAATGCCTTTTTCTCTGATCTGCAAGCTTCAACAACAAATAGTTATAATAAACTGGACACTTTTTCTGACGTTTAGGTGTTAGATTTAAGTGTTAGCTATAATGTTAACAAATATAAATGCATTTTATGCAAAGATTTGGTGATACCAATAACAAGAACTCACTGGCAAGCAAATATACTCTGCGGCAGTGAAAGAGGCAGCCTACAAAGCCCTTGTGTGGCCTCATGTGGAATATGTCAGCTCAGTCTGGGACCCGCACTTAAAAAATGTGTCAAACAAATAGAGAGAGTACAGAGAACAGCTGCACGCCTCATTGACAACTGTGATGCGGGAACCGGGAACAGTTACCAACCTCTTGAACGAGTTAAACTGGATACTGCTGAAGTTACGAAGAACAATCAAGAACAATCTCAGGGTTAACCCTATTTCCACAAAGCAATTCATGGTGATGACGGCCTGGCTTTCCCAGACTATGTTATGAAGTGTGCAGAAGACATTCAAGTAACTCTAGCCAGAACAAGTTTATTGAACTGTCAAAGACTGGAAACGCATTACGCAGTGAAATTGTTAACATTAAGTCCGCTTATCGATTAAAAAAAGTCTTATTTGAGCATTCTAGCTAACgatgaattttaatattgtaCAATAATTAATGCTATGAATATTTTTATCCCTTTTATCTTCAGTAGGAGATTTTGTCATCGCTATCATTAGTATtaacttaa encodes:
- the LOC140938972 gene encoding tRNA wybutosine-synthesizing protein 3 homolog; its protein translation is MAAFNKQKESCLSQVDLSKKGSIDDQIIDLVKYINAQENFFTTSSCSGRISVFSELADQRKRHCEWLYVTHSNAHEDELLNSLQHCQGSAVFKFEPFVLHVQCKDLESGQQMLKAALVSGFKNSGIVIGKKANVILAVRSTQSMEVPLVHDGELLVSEKYVKFLVNIANKKLEENQTRKDRFFRNLCNILHECDSSNTPEKQGRTQKKKGVRQDKELVLAATNGTSQQISFDSSELGNDEDVMDCLVSFYGDVP